A part of Deinococcus detaillensis genomic DNA contains:
- a CDS encoding ATP-binding protein translates to MSLTPVELQRYLSAIVEQNLPLSTMIWGPPGVGKSSIVAQIAAANDLEFVDVRLSQLAPTDLRGLPVAEHGISRWYPPEFLPTGGRGILFLDEVNMAPPTMQGMAQQLILDRKVGSYELPPHWFVWAAGNRKEDRASVFDMPAPLANRFLHLTVRSDFDSWRSYALGRDLHEQIIAFLTFRPELLHRLDPTQPAWPSPRAWEMASALWRGKLDVAPAVGEAAGAEFVAFVRLYEQLPDLGDVLDGGGLGLRLPPEPSVRYAAVVGLAARARDATQAYNAFRWLAAGAGPEWLQLYVATLVSKFQAQGHLADLVELMQRDPELADLVGNAAELAEA, encoded by the coding sequence TTGTCCCTGACCCCTGTTGAATTGCAACGCTACTTATCGGCCATCGTCGAGCAAAATCTGCCGCTGTCCACCATGATCTGGGGGCCGCCCGGCGTGGGCAAATCCAGCATCGTGGCGCAAATCGCCGCCGCCAACGACCTCGAATTCGTGGACGTGCGCTTATCGCAACTCGCGCCCACCGATCTGCGCGGCTTGCCGGTGGCCGAGCACGGCATCTCACGCTGGTATCCGCCGGAATTTTTACCGACCGGCGGACGCGGGATTCTCTTTTTGGACGAAGTCAACATGGCCCCGCCCACCATGCAGGGGATGGCCCAGCAACTCATTTTGGACAGGAAAGTGGGCAGCTACGAATTGCCGCCGCACTGGTTTGTCTGGGCGGCAGGCAACCGCAAAGAAGACCGCGCCAGCGTGTTTGATATGCCCGCGCCGCTGGCCAACCGCTTCCTGCATTTGACGGTTCGCAGCGACTTTGATTCGTGGCGCAGTTACGCGCTGGGCCGCGACCTCCACGAACAGATCATCGCCTTTTTGACTTTCCGGCCCGAACTGCTGCACCGCCTCGACCCCACCCAACCGGCTTGGCCCAGTCCCCGCGCCTGGGAAATGGCCTCGGCTTTGTGGCGCGGCAAGCTGGACGTCGCTCCAGCAGTGGGTGAAGCGGCGGGCGCAGAGTTCGTGGCCTTCGTGCGCCTCTACGAGCAGCTTCCCGACTTGGGCGACGTGCTCGACGGCGGCGGGCTGGGCCTGAGACTGCCGCCGGAACCGAGCGTGCGCTACGCGGCGGTGGTGGGATTGGCTGCACGCGCCAGGGACGCTACCCAGGCTTACAACGCCTTTCGCTGGCTGGCGGCGGGCGCGGGGCCGGAGTGGTTGCAACTTTACGTGGCGACCCTCGTGAGCAAATTTCAGGCGCAGGGCCACCTGGCCGACCTGGTGGAACTGATGCAGCGCGACCCCGAACTCGCCGATTTAGTGGGAAACGCGGCTGAACTGGCGGAAGCGTGA
- a CDS encoding vWA domain-containing protein translates to MSDPQFERLVSGSRLRLRGKSAFFATLLLHADIVPSREVLLAGTDGERVYVNPENAATLTPDSFDGLLLHEVLHAALSHVPRRGPREKKKWNRAANLIVNGMVAQAGLPIPPDAPRDGHMEQLSVEEVYTALGEGEGEDGEGNSGSSDGDDDLMDGPPSDAPPKGQRSGDDAKRQWGQALAQARSVEAMLGKGDDPLGLHRELRRLEPARLDWKSQLWRFLARTPVDFGGFDRRFIGRGMYLEALDDESLRALIAVDTSGSVDDEAVRALIGEVQGVLGAYPHVQATLYYADTEAYGPYELRAGDEVPTPQGGGGTDFRPVFKAAETAEPDVIIYLTDGYGDFPTAAPRVPTLWVVPAGGLEDNGFPFGDVLRLEDGQ, encoded by the coding sequence ATGTCTGATCCCCAGTTCGAGCGCCTCGTCTCCGGCTCGCGGCTGAGGCTACGCGGCAAGAGCGCTTTTTTTGCCACTTTGCTGCTGCACGCCGACATCGTACCGAGCCGCGAGGTGCTGCTGGCCGGAACCGACGGCGAACGGGTCTATGTCAACCCCGAAAACGCCGCCACCCTCACGCCCGACAGCTTTGACGGTTTGCTGCTGCACGAAGTTCTTCACGCGGCCCTGTCTCACGTGCCGAGGCGCGGCCCCCGCGAAAAAAAGAAATGGAACCGCGCCGCCAACCTGATCGTCAACGGGATGGTGGCGCAGGCGGGCTTGCCCATCCCGCCGGACGCGCCGCGCGACGGCCACATGGAGCAGCTCAGCGTGGAGGAGGTTTATACCGCGCTGGGTGAAGGTGAGGGCGAAGACGGCGAGGGCAACAGCGGCAGCAGTGATGGGGACGACGATTTGATGGACGGCCCGCCCAGCGACGCCCCGCCCAAAGGCCAGCGTTCTGGCGACGACGCCAAGCGGCAATGGGGACAGGCGCTGGCTCAGGCCCGTAGCGTGGAAGCCATGCTCGGCAAAGGCGACGACCCACTGGGCCTGCACCGTGAGCTGCGCCGCCTGGAACCCGCCAGACTCGACTGGAAATCGCAACTCTGGCGTTTTCTGGCCCGCACCCCGGTGGATTTTGGCGGCTTTGATCGGCGCTTTATCGGACGCGGGATGTACCTGGAGGCGCTGGACGACGAAAGTTTGCGTGCCTTGATCGCAGTAGACACGTCCGGCAGCGTGGACGACGAGGCGGTGCGGGCGCTGATTGGCGAAGTGCAGGGCGTTCTGGGCGCGTATCCGCACGTTCAGGCCACGCTGTACTACGCCGACACCGAAGCCTACGGCCCTTACGAGCTGCGGGCAGGTGACGAGGTTCCCACGCCCCAGGGTGGCGGCGGCACCGACTTTAGGCCGGTCTTCAAGGCCGCCGAAACTGCCGAGCCGGACGTGATTATTTACCTGACCGACGGTTACGGCGACTTCCCGACAGCCGCCCCCCGCGTGCCGACCCTGTGGGTGGTGCCAGCGGGCGGCTTGGAGGATAACGGCTTTCCGTTCGGGGACGTGCTGAGGTTAGAAGACGGGCAATAA
- a CDS encoding class I SAM-dependent methyltransferase, protein MSELSRRDARLSRLAALAWPLDPLLGAFALPNTAAILDIGAGEGQLLERLRQRGHSGLLISLDPVPRPGQIAGHAENLPFPSAQFNAALLIRVLLHVTDPARALAEAWRVLKVGGQLMVAVQGSQHLASFWALAEPAAERLGAEEVITRLLTDWPFQRTDIVLPVLLTSQDVQGLAESYGLSLPVLGRDLPDQLQLVVFNLKKSLPSFVE, encoded by the coding sequence GTGAGTGAGCTCAGCCGCCGTGACGCCCGGCTCTCGCGGCTGGCCGCCTTGGCTTGGCCGCTTGACCCGTTGTTGGGCGCTTTTGCGCTTCCGAACACCGCCGCCATTCTGGATATCGGCGCGGGGGAGGGCCAACTCCTTGAGCGTTTGCGCCAGCGTGGGCACAGCGGTCTGCTGATCAGTCTCGACCCTGTACCGAGACCGGGGCAAATAGCCGGCCACGCTGAAAACTTGCCCTTCCCCAGCGCCCAGTTCAACGCGGCGCTGCTGATTCGCGTGTTGCTGCATGTCACGGATCCGGCGCGGGCACTCGCAGAGGCTTGGCGCGTTCTCAAGGTGGGCGGGCAATTGATGGTGGCCGTGCAAGGTAGTCAGCATCTCGCCTCGTTTTGGGCGTTGGCTGAACCAGCGGCTGAGCGTTTAGGTGCCGAAGAAGTGATCACGCGGCTCTTAACGGACTGGCCGTTTCAGCGAACGGATATTGTCTTGCCCGTGCTGCTTACCTCTCAAGATGTGCAGGGGCTGGCCGAGAGCTACGGCCTATCGCTGCCGGTACTTGGCCGTGATTTACCCGATCAGTTGCAGTTGGTGGTGTTCAATCTCAAGAAAAGCTTACCGAGTTTTGTGGAATAA
- the accC gene encoding acetyl-CoA carboxylase biotin carboxylase subunit, translating to MFKKILIANRGEIALRIMRTAREMGIQTVVVYSQADESSLPVLLADESVCVGPAASSASYLNIPNILSAALMTGAEAIHPGYGFMAENPDFAEMCREHGIVFIGPTPESMRALGSKAGGREIAALSNVPVVPGTGILADLDAAVLAAKQIGYPVLLKASAGGGGRGQKIIRTQDELKKGFAQAQEEARLYFSDPDLIMEKFLEEFRHIEVQVMGDGQGHVIHIGERDCSIQRRNQKLIEEAPSNLPASLRQEILDAGVRLAKHVNYAGAGTLEFIVDRDGGFYFMEMNTRIQVEHCVSEMISGLDFVKMQLQIAAGEGLPLQQEDIVLRGHSIECRLNAEDPDKDFRPAAGKIQEVYFPGGPGVRVDSHVYEGYSIPPHYDSLIGKLIVWHESRDQAIARMRRALQEAVIGGPKTTIPLYIRIMDNPFYKRGAVMTNFLKTRMDM from the coding sequence ATGTTCAAAAAAATACTCATCGCCAACCGTGGCGAAATTGCCCTGAGAATCATGCGAACGGCGCGGGAAATGGGCATTCAGACGGTGGTCGTTTATTCGCAGGCCGACGAATCCAGCTTGCCGGTGCTGCTGGCCGACGAATCGGTGTGCGTCGGCCCGGCGGCCAGCTCCGCTTCGTACCTCAACATTCCCAATATCCTCTCGGCGGCGCTGATGACCGGCGCGGAAGCCATTCATCCCGGTTACGGCTTTATGGCCGAGAACCCCGACTTCGCCGAGATGTGCCGCGAACACGGCATCGTTTTTATTGGCCCGACGCCGGAAAGTATGCGGGCGCTGGGATCAAAAGCGGGCGGGCGCGAAATCGCCGCGCTCAGCAACGTGCCTGTCGTTCCCGGCACCGGCATTCTGGCGGACTTGGACGCCGCTGTTCTGGCCGCCAAGCAGATCGGCTATCCGGTGCTGCTCAAGGCCAGCGCGGGCGGCGGCGGGCGCGGCCAGAAGATCATTCGCACGCAAGACGAACTCAAAAAAGGCTTCGCGCAGGCGCAGGAAGAAGCGCGGCTGTATTTCAGCGACCCCGACCTCATCATGGAAAAGTTCCTGGAGGAGTTCCGGCACATTGAGGTGCAGGTGATGGGCGACGGGCAGGGCCACGTCATCCACATCGGCGAGCGCGACTGCTCGATTCAGCGCCGCAACCAAAAATTGATCGAAGAAGCGCCCAGTAACTTGCCCGCTTCGCTGCGCCAGGAAATTCTGGACGCGGGCGTGCGGCTGGCCAAGCATGTCAACTACGCCGGAGCCGGGACGCTGGAATTTATCGTTGACCGCGACGGCGGCTTTTACTTCATGGAAATGAACACCCGCATTCAGGTCGAACACTGCGTTTCGGAAATGATTTCGGGGCTCGATTTCGTAAAAATGCAGCTTCAAATCGCTGCGGGGGAAGGCTTGCCCCTTCAGCAAGAGGACATCGTGTTGCGCGGCCACTCGATCGAGTGCCGCCTCAACGCCGAAGACCCCGACAAGGATTTCCGGCCAGCGGCGGGCAAAATTCAGGAAGTCTATTTTCCTGGCGGCCCCGGCGTGCGCGTCGACAGCCACGTGTATGAGGGCTACAGCATTCCGCCGCATTACGATTCGCTGATTGGCAAGCTGATCGTCTGGCACGAGAGCCGCGATCAGGCCATCGCCCGCATGAGACGCGCCCTGCAAGAAGCGGTGATCGGCGGCCCCAAAACCACCATTCCGCTGTACATCCGCATTATGGACAATCCCTTTTACAAGCGCGGCGCAGTGATGACCAATTTCCTCAAAACCCGTATGGACATGTAA
- the accB gene encoding acetyl-CoA carboxylase biotin carboxyl carrier protein, whose product MNPDDLKKILDALSQADVREFALKTGEFDLSLRRGPQAMSGASANLPAAHSAAPQPAAPAASAAPVAAESPVASTASAPAAAPETAPAPAKAAAVGTPLKAPIVGTFYASSSPDAAAYVKVGDTVAAGQILCIIEAMKLMNEIEAETGGVVREILVKNAEPVEYGQTLFLIE is encoded by the coding sequence ATGAACCCTGACGACCTGAAAAAGATTTTAGACGCCCTGAGTCAAGCCGATGTCCGCGAATTTGCCCTCAAGACAGGAGAATTCGATCTGAGCCTCCGGCGCGGCCCGCAGGCCATGAGTGGCGCGTCGGCCAATTTGCCCGCAGCTCACTCGGCTGCGCCTCAACCCGCCGCTCCGGCTGCCTCCGCTGCCCCAGTGGCTGCCGAGTCGCCTGTCGCCAGTACGGCCAGCGCTCCTGCCGCTGCTCCCGAAACTGCTCCCGCGCCTGCCAAAGCTGCCGCTGTCGGCACCCCGCTCAAGGCTCCGATTGTCGGCACCTTTTACGCCAGCTCTAGCCCCGACGCTGCCGCCTACGTCAAAGTGGGCGATACGGTGGCCGCCGGACAAATCCTGTGCATCATCGAAGCCATGAAGCTGATGAACGAAATCGAAGCCGAGACCGGCGGCGTGGTGCGCGAAATCCTCGTGAAGAACGCCGAGCCGGTGGAATACGGGCAAACGCTGTTTTTGATCGAGTGA
- the efp gene encoding elongation factor P, with product MISVTDLRNGTKVEMDGGLWECLDYSHLKMGRGGAKVVTKFRNMETGSIVDRTFNSTEKLQDIYVEGKPMQYLYKDGQDYMFMDMETFEQIHLSPVLAGDAAKFMKENMEMEVTMYGEKPLKITLPNQVILQIVETDPGVRGDTVSGGTKPAKLESGATVQVPLFVENGTSVKVDTRTGEYLSRA from the coding sequence ATGATTAGCGTAACGGATCTCAGAAACGGCACCAAAGTGGAAATGGACGGCGGCTTGTGGGAGTGCCTCGATTACTCGCACCTCAAGATGGGGCGCGGCGGCGCGAAAGTCGTGACCAAGTTCCGCAATATGGAAACGGGCAGCATTGTTGACCGCACCTTCAACAGCACTGAAAAGCTGCAGGACATCTATGTGGAAGGTAAGCCGATGCAGTATCTCTACAAAGACGGCCAAGATTACATGTTCATGGACATGGAAACCTTCGAGCAAATCCATTTGTCGCCTGTGCTGGCCGGTGACGCCGCCAAGTTCATGAAAGAGAACATGGAGATGGAAGTGACTATGTACGGTGAAAAGCCGCTCAAAATCACCTTGCCCAACCAAGTCATCTTGCAAATTGTCGAAACCGATCCTGGCGTGCGCGGCGATACTGTTTCGGGCGGCACCAAACCCGCCAAACTCGAAAGCGGCGCGACCGTGCAGGTGCCTCTCTTCGTCGAAAACGGCACCTCGGTGAAAGTGGATACCCGTACCGGCGAATACCTCAGCCGGGCGTAA
- a CDS encoding ATP-binding protein: MLEFRLLGSPKVLIGAQAFEVRPSKPAALLLYLVIQRSWVSRDVLAELLLPEAGEQQARHNLRLNLSRALKLPWARGVEVESSRLRFAARTDVAEVERAAEEREFEQVISLYHSPLLSGFPLSHLPTLAAWAEEERARIEQVFLDALSGRADQLRSAGRSREALDCLEQRLVREPLSERTLQAALSLCLSLEDRERGVRLYARFAQELLTETQLEPLPPTWALVEALRRGAKALPRAAPLPASLQGSAHLVGRAAERARLRSALPGWVLLSGEAGVGKSHLLRDALPQARFLSGMEGLTGLPYHPLIAHLRREPLPDVGAYTQDLARVLPELSSHLPPLLDPHTARLRLLEALARALTADSRPIVLDDAQWADDATLEWLSYVRERPDLSVVIAYRREEQHTLSRWLGPWRSGALELTLEPLSQDDLGEWLRSLIDRPDVPHHFAAWLHRHSGGHPLYALETLRSLFEAGVLRLGQHDWHTDLDQRTKDYAELPPPPKLRQLVQARLERLPLPVQRLLEALSMLGDVGAAAQRPLLSALLQLSELEVLDGVEAAQAAALLRQDQGAAGEDLGLSFAHDLLRQAISAALSPARRRYLHAGAAAWLEQRPAQWQMENLSAVVARHWEQAGQPENSWPAKVRWAEELQNRGQYAAASELWRGLLAAFPAAYPLECQTRVRLGRLLLWENLDEGRQQLLAAIDLLFQAEGDGAEEAGEHQAALLKLEAQIGLSELALYRGDVPQARQWLNAATEQAAILETVGQRLPTLLAQSLTEQRIETGFRGGAFSEVQRLLAAEAALWPMLRVYQAHLDFYAGRYRRAAQTLAALLKRFPELAHVQTLEADLGLCHVFLGDLAAGRAALTASLERTSNLHALTLGHSNMGLLELYAGRLPEAQQHLAQAAALARQINSNTYLADVLHRQAGIHFVSGDWDAVLALLREAHELMQAVGDPFRQMYVGCVYAAVLAFQGRDVQARALLSAYSLGADTPLMARMFYHRAYAALYLVSGRVHLAGPHSRADVGLARAAELQFELEHAQRLSDQIAAALLHRP, from the coding sequence GTGCTTGAATTTCGCTTGTTGGGCAGTCCAAAGGTGCTGATCGGTGCTCAGGCCTTTGAAGTGCGGCCCAGCAAACCCGCCGCGCTGCTGCTTTACTTGGTGATTCAGAGAAGCTGGGTCAGCCGCGACGTGCTGGCCGAGTTGCTGCTCCCCGAAGCGGGCGAGCAGCAGGCCCGTCACAACTTGCGGCTCAATCTCTCCAGAGCGCTCAAATTGCCCTGGGCGCGGGGCGTGGAGGTCGAATCCTCCCGGCTGCGTTTTGCCGCACGCACCGACGTGGCCGAGGTCGAGCGGGCCGCCGAGGAGCGCGAGTTCGAGCAGGTGATTTCGCTTTACCACTCGCCGCTGCTCTCGGGCTTTCCGCTGAGTCACCTTCCCACGCTCGCGGCCTGGGCCGAAGAAGAACGTGCCCGCATCGAGCAGGTGTTTTTGGACGCGCTGAGTGGCCGCGCCGATCAGCTCCGCAGCGCCGGACGCAGCCGTGAAGCGCTGGACTGCTTGGAGCAGCGCCTTGTGCGCGAACCCCTTTCGGAACGGACTCTTCAGGCCGCGCTGTCGCTGTGCCTGAGCCTCGAAGACCGCGAACGTGGCGTGCGGCTCTACGCCCGCTTTGCACAGGAACTGCTCACAGAAACCCAGCTTGAGCCGCTGCCGCCTACTTGGGCACTGGTGGAAGCGCTGCGGCGGGGAGCAAAGGCCTTGCCCCGCGCTGCGCCGCTGCCCGCTTCGCTGCAAGGCTCAGCGCATCTGGTGGGCCGCGCCGCCGAACGCGCCCGCTTGCGCTCCGCTTTGCCGGGGTGGGTGCTGCTCAGCGGTGAGGCGGGGGTGGGCAAAAGCCATTTGCTGCGCGACGCTTTGCCGCAGGCCCGCTTTTTAAGTGGTATGGAGGGATTGACTGGGTTGCCTTACCATCCGCTGATCGCGCATCTGCGCCGCGAGCCGCTGCCGGACGTGGGCGCTTATACCCAAGATTTGGCACGGGTGTTGCCGGAACTGTCGTCACACTTGCCCCCGCTGCTCGATCCGCACACGGCCCGCTTGCGTCTCCTCGAAGCGCTGGCCCGCGCCCTGACCGCTGACAGCAGACCTATAGTCCTCGATGACGCCCAGTGGGCCGACGACGCCACCTTGGAGTGGCTGAGTTATGTGCGTGAGCGCCCCGACCTCTCGGTGGTGATTGCTTACCGGCGAGAAGAGCAGCACACGCTCAGCCGCTGGCTGGGGCCTTGGCGCTCGGGAGCACTCGAACTCACGCTCGAACCGCTGAGTCAAGACGACTTGGGCGAGTGGCTCAGAAGCTTGATCGACCGGCCAGATGTGCCGCACCACTTCGCCGCTTGGCTGCACCGGCACAGCGGCGGCCATCCGCTGTACGCCCTAGAAACGCTGCGGTCTTTATTTGAAGCGGGCGTGCTGCGCCTTGGTCAACATGACTGGCACACCGACCTCGATCAGCGCACCAAGGATTACGCCGAGTTGCCGCCGCCGCCCAAGTTGCGCCAACTGGTGCAGGCCCGCTTGGAGCGCTTGCCGCTGCCGGTTCAGCGGCTTTTAGAAGCGCTCAGTATGCTGGGCGATGTGGGCGCGGCGGCGCAGCGGCCCCTGCTCAGCGCACTGCTGCAGCTGAGCGAATTGGAGGTGCTCGACGGCGTTGAAGCTGCTCAGGCAGCGGCGCTACTGCGCCAAGACCAGGGAGCGGCGGGCGAAGACCTGGGCTTGTCGTTTGCCCACGATCTGCTGCGTCAGGCCATCTCCGCTGCGCTCTCTCCGGCACGTCGGCGGTATTTGCACGCAGGCGCGGCGGCGTGGTTGGAGCAGCGACCGGCGCAGTGGCAGATGGAGAATCTGAGCGCAGTGGTCGCCCGTCACTGGGAGCAAGCTGGGCAGCCGGAGAACAGTTGGCCCGCCAAGGTGCGCTGGGCCGAGGAATTGCAAAATCGGGGGCAGTACGCGGCGGCCTCCGAACTCTGGCGCGGCCTGCTGGCTGCGTTTCCCGCCGCTTACCCGCTCGAGTGCCAAACCCGTGTGCGGCTGGGCCGGTTGTTACTGTGGGAAAATTTGGATGAGGGCCGTCAGCAGTTGCTGGCTGCCATAGACTTGCTATTCCAAGCTGAAGGAGACGGAGCCGAAGAAGCAGGCGAGCATCAAGCCGCCCTCCTCAAGCTTGAGGCCCAGATCGGTTTATCGGAGCTGGCACTTTACCGGGGAGACGTTCCCCAAGCGCGGCAGTGGCTGAACGCTGCTACCGAGCAAGCTGCGATACTCGAAACCGTAGGCCAGCGCTTGCCGACGCTGCTCGCCCAATCTTTGACCGAGCAGCGCATCGAAACCGGCTTTCGGGGCGGCGCGTTTAGCGAGGTGCAGCGTCTTTTGGCGGCTGAAGCTGCGCTCTGGCCCATGCTCAGGGTCTATCAAGCGCATTTGGATTTCTACGCGGGGCGCTACCGCCGCGCCGCTCAAACTTTGGCGGCTTTGCTTAAGCGGTTTCCTGAACTGGCCCATGTTCAGACCTTGGAGGCGGACTTGGGACTGTGCCACGTCTTTTTGGGCGACCTTGCCGCAGGCCGCGCAGCGCTGACTGCCAGCCTTGAGCGCACAAGCAACCTGCACGCCCTGACGCTCGGCCATTCCAATATGGGCCTACTTGAACTCTACGCTGGCCGCTTGCCTGAAGCTCAGCAGCACTTGGCGCAGGCTGCCGCCCTCGCCCGGCAGATCAATTCAAATACTTACTTGGCCGACGTGCTGCACCGCCAAGCGGGAATCCACTTTGTGAGCGGCGACTGGGATGCGGTCTTGGCTCTTTTGCGTGAGGCCCACGAGCTGATGCAGGCGGTGGGCGACCCTTTTCGGCAGATGTACGTGGGCTGCGTCTACGCTGCGGTGCTGGCTTTCCAAGGCCGCGACGTGCAGGCGCGGGCGCTGCTGAGCGCTTACTCGCTGGGCGCGGACACGCCTCTAATGGCCCGGATGTTTTATCACCGCGCTTATGCGGCGCTATATCTGGTATCGGGTCGAGTACATTTGGCAGGCCCGCACAGCCGGGCAGACGTTGGGCTGGCCCGCGCCGCCGAGCTTCAATTTGAGCTTGAGCATGCCCAGCGCTTGTCGGATCAAATCGCGGCGGCCTTGCTACACCGGCCCTGA
- a CDS encoding Lrp/AsnC family transcriptional regulator, whose translation MVTAIVLVQAERSLIPETAALLAQVKHVREVYSVTGDWDIVAMLKLPSYDDLDDVVTAHLRKLPGIVKTQTMLAFRAYSETALDEGFGIGLDG comes from the coding sequence ATGGTCACAGCTATTGTTCTGGTGCAAGCCGAGCGCTCCCTTATCCCCGAAACTGCCGCGCTGCTCGCGCAGGTCAAGCACGTCCGCGAGGTTTACAGCGTCACCGGCGACTGGGACATCGTGGCGATGCTCAAGTTGCCGAGTTACGACGACCTCGACGACGTGGTCACCGCCCACCTGCGCAAACTCCCCGGCATCGTCAAGACCCAGACCATGCTGGCCTTCCGCGCTTACAGCGAAACGGCGCTGGATGAGGGTTTCGGGATCGGTTTAGACGGCTAA
- the pta gene encoding phosphate acetyltransferase translates to MTTTFFVGPVGQDVGLTSLALGLARALSRSGASVAFLKPIAQDHSAADRSTVFARTFLQTVPDPLPRAHAEMLLGREDSDDLLEEIVALAEQARSGADIVVVEGLNLSGGNSYAGGLNALISRTLGAEAVLVASMRGLDTGMGAGALGDSLEITARDYDRSDGGGLAGLILNHVPLGTDFGAALAELRRHAPSLAGGKLPLLGVVGEQTELYAPRTGDVARTLGAVILNEGELSTRRVISTVVSARSAPYVADLLRPGALVVAPGDREDIVMAASLAHLSGVPLAGLLLTAGSAPDDSIARLCRSALSGSMPVLQVAANTYTTAGRLTQMERKIPLDDLERLERTLEFMADRLDIQPLKGLLSGSAPLRERRMTPPAFRHYLIEQSRAAAKRVVLPEGDEPRTIKAAVICHEKGIARCVLLAPPERVRAVAEAQGVTLPPELEILDPETVRGRYVAPMVEQRRSKGLTEPMAEAQLEDNVVLGTMMLSLGEVDGLVSGAVHTTASTVRPALQLIRTAPGAALVSSIFFMLMPEQVLVYGDAAINPNPNAQELADIAIQSADSAAAFGIEPRIAMLSYSTGTSGSGEDVEKVAEATRLVKERRPDLNVDGPLQYDAASVLSVGQQKAPGSSVAGRATVFIFPDLNTGNTTYKAVQRSAGVVAVGPMLQGLRKPVNDLSRGALVDDIVYTIALTAIQAAQVSKAGETAAEIPGGG, encoded by the coding sequence ATGACCACCACCTTTTTTGTCGGCCCGGTCGGCCAAGATGTCGGCCTGACCAGTCTGGCTCTCGGCCTCGCCCGCGCGTTGTCGCGCAGTGGAGCCAGCGTCGCCTTTCTCAAGCCGATTGCCCAAGACCACAGCGCCGCCGACCGCAGCACCGTGTTTGCCCGCACCTTTTTGCAAACGGTTCCCGACCCCTTGCCCCGTGCCCACGCCGAAATGTTGCTGGGGAGAGAAGACAGCGATGACCTGTTAGAAGAAATAGTGGCGCTGGCCGAACAAGCCCGTAGCGGCGCAGACATCGTGGTGGTGGAGGGGCTGAACCTCAGCGGCGGCAACAGCTATGCGGGCGGCCTCAACGCCCTGATCTCGCGCACGCTGGGCGCGGAGGCGGTCTTGGTGGCCTCGATGCGCGGTCTGGACACCGGCATGGGAGCGGGAGCGCTGGGCGACAGCTTGGAGATCACCGCCCGCGACTACGACCGCTCGGACGGCGGCGGGCTGGCGGGCCTGATTCTCAACCACGTGCCGCTGGGCACCGACTTCGGCGCGGCGCTGGCTGAGCTGCGCCGCCACGCTCCGAGTCTGGCGGGCGGTAAGCTGCCGCTGCTGGGCGTGGTGGGTGAGCAAACTGAGTTGTACGCGCCCCGCACCGGCGACGTGGCCCGCACGCTGGGAGCCGTTATTCTCAACGAAGGCGAACTGAGTACCCGCCGCGTCATCAGTACGGTGGTTTCGGCCCGCAGCGCACCCTACGTGGCCGACTTGCTGCGTCCCGGCGCACTGGTGGTGGCTCCCGGCGACCGCGAAGACATCGTGATGGCCGCCAGCTTAGCGCACCTCTCCGGCGTGCCGCTGGCGGGCCTGCTGCTCACGGCGGGCAGCGCTCCCGACGATTCGATTGCCCGGCTGTGCCGCTCGGCGCTCAGCGGGTCTATGCCGGTGCTGCAAGTGGCGGCCAACACTTACACCACCGCCGGACGCCTGACCCAGATGGAGCGCAAGATCCCGCTGGACGATCTGGAACGCTTGGAGCGCACATTAGAATTTATGGCCGACCGCCTCGATATTCAGCCGCTCAAAGGGCTGCTGAGCGGCAGCGCCCCGCTACGCGAACGCCGCATGACCCCGCCTGCTTTTCGGCACTACCTGATCGAGCAGTCCCGAGCCGCCGCCAAGCGGGTGGTGTTGCCAGAAGGTGACGAGCCGCGCACCATCAAGGCCGCCGTGATCTGCCACGAAAAAGGCATCGCCCGCTGCGTGCTGCTGGCTCCCCCCGAGCGGGTGCGGGCGGTGGCCGAGGCGCAGGGCGTGACGCTGCCGCCAGAGCTGGAAATTTTAGACCCCGAAACGGTGCGTGGGCGCTACGTCGCGCCGATGGTGGAGCAGCGCCGCAGCAAAGGCCTCACCGAGCCGATGGCCGAGGCCCAACTCGAAGACAACGTGGTACTGGGCACCATGATGCTGTCGCTGGGCGAAGTAGACGGCTTGGTATCGGGCGCGGTGCATACCACCGCCAGCACTGTGCGGCCCGCGCTGCAACTGATCAGAACTGCGCCGGGAGCGGCCCTGGTGAGCAGCATCTTTTTTATGCTGATGCCCGAACAGGTGCTGGTCTACGGCGACGCGGCCATCAATCCCAACCCCAATGCGCAGGAGCTGGCCGACATCGCCATTCAATCGGCGGACTCGGCAGCCGCCTTCGGGATCGAGCCGAGAATTGCCATGCTCAGCTACTCCACCGGCACGTCCGGCTCCGGCGAGGACGTCGAAAAGGTGGCCGAGGCGACCCGCTTGGTCAAAGAGCGTCGCCCAGATCTCAACGTGGACGGCCCGCTGCAATACGACGCGGCCAGCGTGCTGAGCGTCGGCCAGCAAAAGGCTCCCGGTTCCAGCGTGGCAGGCCGGGCCACCGTTTTTATTTTCCCTGACCTCAACACCGGCAACACCACTTATAAAGCGGTGCAGCGAAGCGCGGGCGTGGTGGCGGTGGGGCCGATGCTTCAGGGCCTGCGCAAGCCGGTCAACGACCTCTCACGCGGCGCACTGGTGGACGACATCGTGTACACCATCGCGCTGACGGCCATTCAGGCGGCGCAGGTCAGCAAAGCAGGGGAGACGGCGGCTGAAATTCCGGGAGGCGGATGA